ACGCGGATTTCGAGCGCCGCCCCTGATGCGCCATGCCTATGCCCGCCTATCTGGTCGATACGGATGTGATCGTTGCTGCGCGCAAGGGCAGTGCTGCGCCGGCGGGCGTGGCCGATTTTTTCGAGCGGGTAGCGCCGGAGTTGCGTTATGTGCCGGTGCAGGTGATCGCGCAATTGCGCGCAGGCATACAGTGCAGCTGGCGGCGCGAAGCGGCGCTGGAAGCACTGGCGCTGGAGGGCTGGCTGGAAGCCGTGCTGGCGGAATATGCGCCGCGGCTGCTGGAATTCGACCTCGATTGCGCGCTCGTGTGCGCGCGTCTGCATGGCCGTAGTCACGCGCATGGCGTCGATGGGCAGATCGCGGCGATGGGCATTGCCTATGGCTTGACGGTGGTCAGCGGCAGGCTCGACAGTTTCGCGGCGCAGGGGCTGCGCCTGGAAAATCCATTCAAATGAAGCTTACTGGGGCTTGTTGTCTTCGTCCGCCAGGGGATCTTCGAACGGATCGGCGGCAGGGATCGTGTATTTCTCTTCGGCCCAGGCACCCAGGTCGATCTGCTTGCAGCGTTCCGAGCAGAAGGGGCGGTATTTATTGGCTTCAGTCCATTCGACTTTGGCGGCACAGGTAGGGCAGTTAACGACGGTCATGATGGGGCAAATAAGTAACAGTTAAAAATTACAGAGCGTGAGCTCGAATGGTACATCTTCTTCCAACGGCTTGGGTTTCAAGTCGCCGCCCTGGGTAGTGAAGCGTACCCACAGCATGTATTTGTTGGCGGAAATTTCCGGGATGGCGCCGCTGTTTTCATCGAGGCTCAGGCGCAGCATCTGATACACCTTGCCTTGCAGCATTTGCTGGTAGCTGCCGCCATTGGCGATCAGCTTGACGGGACCGCCGGAATCGCGCAGCAGGCGCAAGACCAGGGCCAGCGCGTCGAACAGGGGCGCCAGCGGGGCGAACCACGCGTGGATATCGGTCAGGCGCTGCTCGCAGCTGCGTTTTTGCCAGGCAAAGTACGAGGGCAAGTCGAATTCGCAGGCGCCACCCGGGATGATGGTGCGGCCGCGGATGCTCATCAGCCATTCATTGTCGCGGATATTCTGGCCCGTCTTGCCTTGCGCCGCCACGAGGGCGCCGCTGACACTGTCGAGTTCGCCGAGGATGGCGTCCAGGGTTTCCGGCTCCACGTTCGGATTGCTGCGGTAGCCCAGCAGGCTCTGGCGCTGGCGCTCGAGTTCCTGCAGCAGGTCGGACTTCAGGTCGGCGCGGCCGGCCACTTCAAGCATATCGAAAATAGTTGCCAAAGCAACATGATGCTGCATTGCATGCTCTTGCTGGATGAAGAACTTGAATTTGTCGTACAGGTCTTCCAGCCGCAACAAGGTACGTATGCGTTCGTTGAAAGGGTATTCGTAGACAATCAAAATAATTCCCTTAAGTAAGGACCTGCAAACAATCCCGTGATTTTGAACCAAGCGTCGACAAATTACAAACGTTGCGGCCCGATTCCAGCCATTCTTTTTGAAAATGCCAGATATAAATCGTGCAACTGGGCAATCTGCGGCGCCAGGGCCGCCAAATCGCCATTATTGTCGATCACATCGTCCGCCGCCGCCAGGCGCATGGCACGCGTGGCCTGCGTGGCCATGATGGCTTTGACTTGTTCTTCCGATAAGCCATTGCGCGCCATCACGCGCGACACTTGCAGGCTTTCCAGGCAATCGATGACCAGTACGCGGTTGACCCGCTCCACCCAGCCGCCGGACTCGACCAGCAGGGGCACGGCAAAGATCACGTAGCTGCCCGTTGCTGCGGCGGCCGCTTCCAGGGTGGCCTGGCGGATGCGTGGGTGCAGGATGGCTTCCAGTTTCGCCTTGGCGGCGGCGTCGGAAAACACGAGGTTGCGCATTTTTGTACGGTCGAGGGCGCCGCGCGCATCGGCGTAGCCGGGGCCAAATTCCGCCACCAGAGCTGGCATGGCCGCGCCATTGGGCGCCGTCAGGCTGTGTGCGATCTGGTCGGTGTCGACGATGGAGGCGCCGCGCGCGGCGAACAGGTCGGCCACCGTGCTCTTGCCGCAACCGATGCCGCCGGTGAGTCCGACGCTGAAATAGGGGGCGTTTTGTAATTGCATGTGTGTATCCATAAGGGGCCGGTCAGCCGGTCAGGCCCAGCGTGAGCCGCGACAGGGGCGTGCCGTACAGCAGCGCGATCAGGCCTGCCGCCGCCAGGTAGGGGCCGAAGGGAATCGGTTTGTCGCGTCCCCGCTTGGCAAACACGATCAGGCCGATGCCGACCACGGCGCCGACCACCGACGACAACAATATGATCGTCGGCAACATGGTCCAGCCCAGCCACGCACCGAGCGCCGCCAGCAATTTGAAGTCACCATAGCCCATTCCCTCCTTGCCTGTCGCCAGCTTGAAGGCCCAGTACACGGCCCACAGGGCCAGATAACCGGCGGCCGCGCCGATGACGGCGTCCTGCAGCGGCACGAAAGTTCCGTTGATGTTGACCAGCAAGCCGGCCCACAGCAGGGGGAAGGTCAGGTCGTCGGGCAGCATTTGCGTGTCGGCGTCGATGAAGGTCATGGCGATCAGCAGCCAGGCAAACACGAGCGTGGCCAGGCCCGTCCAGCCGCTGCCGAAATGCCAGATCAACAGGGCCGACAGCGCGCCCGTCAGCAGCTCCACCAGCGGATAGCGCACGGAGATGGGCGCCTTGCAGGCGCTGCATTTGCCGCGCAGCAGCAGGTAGCTGATGACGGGGATGTTTTCCTTGGCCGTGATGCGGTGGCCGCAAGCGGTGCAGTTTGAGTGCGGCAGCATCAGGTTGTAGCGGTCCGTGTGCGGCAAGGGCAAGCCGCTTTCTTCCGCCACGTAATTAGCGGAGTCGCGCTCCATCATTTTCGGCACGCGGTGGATCACCACGTTGAGGAAGCTGCCGACGATCAGGCCGAACAGGGCGGCGACGAGGGCGACGGGCAAATTGCCGGGCGCGGCGAACAGCAGGGTATCTTGCAGCATGGTGGAGTTGTCTGAGGTGATGATGTTGCCGGGCAAACATTGCTTGGCACTGCCGCAGTGTAAAACATCTGCCGGCGCATGGGGATGTTTTGCGCAGGGTTCTGGTCGAGGGATGACGTCGGGCCAGCATGGCGGCGGTAGTTTTCGCGTGGATCGAATTCTTCCAGTCGCTCACCGATGTGTGGGTTTGTCACCCGGCTTGCGGAGGCTGTCCCGCAAACCGGACGCTGGAAACTCCTGCGCTGCCTTTAGATGGTCAATATTCGGTTGGCGGCAACAATGAGGTCACCTTTCTGGCTTACGGTGCACCTTGTCGCGCCGGTTGACCGCGCGCGCCAACAGCGAGCGAGTCAGGAGCTTATGAAACGGCATGATGATAAACAAATAAACTCGTCCCAAGAGATTGTTTATTTTAACCAAGGTTGAAATCGTCACTTCCGATCCTTTCAGACTCGGTTGAATGCTTATCCAGATCCGAAAATCCAGATGCTTGTCGTCACCACCGACGACGACTTCAGTGCCCGTACTTGAAATAATCGGAAACATGCCAATCTTGCCCAGCCCGCGATCGCTAAAGCTAATACTTTTCTTTAGTCCCAACGGTGCGACGATTCCGTTGCGCAGAATAATGAGCCAGGTGAGCATGCGATGCGGTTCAGCGAACACGGCGCGCCCCGCTTGTTCGGCGTCCACGTAGGTTCGATCCCCCTGACCGGAATAGCCGTCGGAGAAATCAATGCGCGTCAATCCTGACGCCGACATGGCTGCTGCCGGTGCGGCAATGAGGAAGACTTTGTTTGCTTCGTTTGTCATGAATAAAACGCTCTCTGTAAAGTGAGTGACGGTCGGACTGCGGTTGTTTTGATTGGCGCGCATTCCAAGTTTGCAAACGTGCACTGGCGAACGGAGTGCTTGCATAGTGGTCACATGGGCCGGAATGCTCCATCTGATATTGCGCCAAATAGACCACGGACGAGTACCGCATTTTTTGAGTCCGCAGTTGTGAATAAGTCCGTCAAATATCTGTTCTCTGAAGCACGTCTTTTTCTGATTGGACGGGCTTCAGTGCTGGCCTGCCAGGACAGTTCTTGCCGACTGCGCGTCGGCTTTCAGTGCGAAGTAGGTCCACATTCCTCCAAGCAGATCTGCGACGCCGAAAAAAACGATCATTGGGCTGGCAAGGCCTATGGCAGCGAAGGTCGTGAAGGCCGCGAACACGAAGAGGCGCGTGTATACCGACGCTACCAGAAACGGCTTGTTTTCGTGCTTGGCTGCGACCCACGCATAGACGCCAATCATGGATACGACAACGCCAAGCAAATGAATCCAGACCTCGGAGGTTGGCGGCATTTGTAAGATCGACAGCAAGAAGTTCGGCGCGACGACTAACACGGGCCCAACGACGAACAAGTAGATGGCGAATACTTTGGCGCTATACGCAGACTTGGACATGTTTTTCCTTTTCGAGAGCGTTGCCGATAGGCTTGGTGGTTTCACGGCGGGTGATTGAACTGTGGTGGCGATACTGCGCAAGCGCGGCACGGCTGCTGCCAGGCATGATGAAGACCGCGCATCGCGGAGGCGGAAACGTGGTATGCATTTAACGAATCCAGGCGTTGGCGGTGCGCACACGTGCACCGAGGGTTTTGAGAAGCTGGATCAGACCTAAATAGGCCCGGTCTACGTAGGGCAGTTCCTCCGGCAAGGACTGCAGGTGCTGAAGTGCCTGGCGCTGATGCTCGGCTGATGGACGTGGGTATGGCGGGTGTTGCGCAAAGTCATACACCGCCACGGTAAACGGCAACTTCTGCCAGGCATGCCGCTCGGCCATTGCCGGCAGCAGTTGCTGGCAAAAGTCCTGCTCATTCAGATTCGGCCCAATCAGGCCCAAGTCCCGATAGGCCTGATGCATGGCACTGTGGTCCGCCGGGGTGCGCAACTGTGCCGACCAAAGCGCGCTGAGCGCTTGGCAAAAGTCAGCGGCCAGCGTGCGGGTGCAGCCAAAGTCCAGCAGGCCCAGTCGGCCGTCCGGCATGAACAGATAGTTGCCCGGATGCGGGTCGGCTTGCAAGCGGTGCAGCACAAAGGTGCAATGAAAGAAGGCGTCAAACAGCAACTGACCAGCCTGATCACGTGCGGCTTGATCGGGTTCGGTCAGCAACCATTCGTTGAGATGCAGTCCCGGCAGGCGTTGCATGGTCAGCACGCGGCGTGTGGTGCGGTCCATTACCGGCTGGGGGATCACCAGGCCCGGCAGCGTGAGATGCTGTGCAAACCATTGCATGGTCTGTGCCTCGTGCAAATAGTCCAGTTCCTCGGCCAGTTTCTGTTCGATGTCATCCATCATGCGCGCGATGATATCGGCTTTGGGCATCATCTCCGAGCGTTCCCCCCAGGCTTGCAGCAGGCTGCGCAGCATACGCATGTCGCTGCCAATGGAGTCCGCCATTCCGGGGTATTGTAGTTTGACGGCCACTGCCAGACCGTCGCTCATGATGGCAGCGTGGACCTGACCCAGACTGGCGGCAGCAAAGGCGATCGGATCGAATTGCTGGAACAGGGCTTGCGGATCCTGGCCAAACTCCTGGCGCATCACTTTGATCACCAACGCGCGGTTCAGCGGCGTAACCTGGTAGTGGGCGCGGGCCAGTTCCTGGCGCATGCCCTCGGGTAGAAAGCCTAGTTCCATGCTGAGCAGCTGCGAGGCTTTGAGTGCCGTGCCCTTGAGCTGGTTCAACGCGGCAAACAGGATGCGCCCGAGTTCCGCCTCATGTGCCACGCGGGCCTGTTCCGTTTTCGCATCGTCGCGCGTCATCGACTTGGCCTTATGGCCCAGGTGGGTCAGCCCGGCCCGCGCCACTGCCATGCCGACAATCGCGCCACGCGAAAGACGTCCGGTGCGCGGCAACTGCGAAACCTTGTTCGTCCTGGTCGTGGGCTTCATGAGCGTACCCCGCCCAAGCCGCGGCGGGCCAATTGCAGCAGATCCAGCAAGCCATTGCCGTCTTGCATCAGGCGCGCCAGCTGGCTGCGCACCATGAAACCGCCCAGCTCCAGCAGCTTGTCCACCAGGCCGCTGCGCAAGGCTAACACCAGCACGCTCAAACTTAAATCGACCATTTGTGTGGTGTTGGAAAACTGCTCGGAGGTGTCGCGCAGCCAGTACGCAATGACGCCGTACACATAGTCGGCCAACAGTCCGGCCAGGCTGGGCTTGAAGCCGCAAGGCACGATTTCACCGGTCGTCTCGGCCTGCTCCAGCATCTGGAGGAAGGTTTGCTGGAGCAAAGGCTTGCCGGGTAGTTGCTCGCCCAACAGCAGCGTGGGCGCGCGCTCCACCATGCCACGCGCCAGACCCACAAATTCGCGGTCGGCCAGCAAACCTTCCAGCAGACTCTCGATCACCAGTTGCAGGCGCTCCTGCAGCGAAAATTCGTTCTGTCCCTGCGTCTTGTCGGCCTGCGCCACTGCGTCTGCAATTGCTTGCTGAAAGTAGGCGGTTACCAGTTTCTCCTTGGTAGGGAAGTATTTGTAGATGGTGGCATCACCGACGTCGGCGGCACGTGCGATCTGCTTCATCGTGGTGCCCTCAAACCCATGCTGGGTCATCAGGTCCACTGCGGTCTGAATGATCAGCCGATGGTTTTTGGCTTGTTGGGCTTTGGAAGTACGCATGATCGAAATTTGAAAAAGAGTGGAATGTCGGGGCGGGGCGAAACAATCAAGTCTGGCCCTACCATGTAAGCAGTGCGACGGCGAGCAGGCATATCGTTGCCCCCGCAGCTACAAAATATCCATTCATAGAATGGCTGGCGAGAAAGTTGCGGCCACGTGCCTCTTGAACTTGACGACGCCACAGACGACGCGTGCAAGCCCCGACCAGTACGTGAACCAGACCACTGTATTTGCCATATCCATTCTCGAGATTACCTCATGCCCTACATTGCGATATGAATATACGATACTTACTATCTATTCATTTAATATATTTCACATCTATTGCATAGTCAATGACTATTATTTGATAAAGAGGTCGATGTATTCCAAGCATGGCTTCATGCCGGGTGTCGGTGGCAATCCACGGAACTTGGCAGCGCCGCGCCTCGGCACGGCTTCTGACTCATGGATTTGTGCGATTCAGGACGTGGAGCCCGAGGCTGCGATTTGATGATGCCAGGGCGGTGCCAGTAGGCGAGCGGCAACGCGCCATGTGGGCCTAAGTAGTACCGGGCGACGGCATGGCCCTGCTCAGTAGCTCGTAAGAACCATATTCTTGCGGCTACGTAGTCGATTCGGACACCGTCCCTGGAGATGCATGAGGACTGGCGACATTGATTTGGGCATCGGCACGTCTAAGCCCGGCTTCGAATGCCCATCGTGATACGGCATGTTGCACCGAGTCCTGACTCATCGAACGCTTCCATCATGTCTCATCACTAAGAACCTACAGGCGCGCAGTCAAATCACGGCCCCCAGCTTGAAAATCGGCAAATACAGGGCAATCACGAGGGAGCCGACGAGCACACCCAGCACCACCATCAGCGCCGGTTCCAGCAGGGCCGACAGGGTGGCGACGGTGGCGTCGATGTCCGCCTCGATGATCTCGGCCGCCCGCGACAGCATGGCGTCGAGCGCGCCCGATTCCTCGCCGATCAGGGCCAGTTGCGTCAGCAGCGGGGGAAACACGCCGCTGTGCTCCATGGCCAGGGCCAGGCTGCCGCCGGCGCGGATTTCACGCTCGATGCGCGCTGTCGCTTCCTGGTATAGCGCGTGGCCGGAGGCGGCGCCCACGAGGCCCAGCGAGTCGAGCAGCGGCACGCCGGCGGCGAACATGGCGGCCAGGGTGCGCGTCCAGCGGGCGATTGCCGCCTTGCGCAGGAGCGGGCCGAACACGGGCAGGCGCAGTGCCCGCAGTTGCGTGTTGCGTCTTAAGGCGGGCCAGCAGCGCCAGGCCAGGTGCAGCAGCACGCAAGCGAGCACGAGCGCTGCCAGCAAGACCAGCCAGTAGCGGACCAGAAAGGCGGACACGCCCATGACGGCCAGGGTGGGCAACGGCAAGGGCGCGCCGAAGCTGTCGAAGACCTGGCGGAAGGCGGGCACGACCACGCTCATGATGATGGCCGTGACAACGATGGCGACGAGTACGATGACCAGCGGATACATCAGCGCGCCGCGCACCTGCCGCCGCAAGGCGATGGCTTTTTCCTGATGCGTGGCCAGGCGCGCCAGCAAGTCCTGCACGATGCCGGCCTGTTCGCCCGCCGCCAGCAGGTTGCAATACAGCTCGTCAAACAGCAGGGGAAACTGGCGGAACGCTTGCTGCAGGCTGCTGCCCGCTTCGATGTCGTGGCGCAGGTCGCGCATCAGCTCGGTGATCGCGGGTTTGGCGTGCCCCTTGCCGGCGATGTCGAAGGCGTGCAGCAGCGGCACGCCGGCCGCCATCATGGTCGACAGCTGGCGCGTGAACAGGGCAATATCCTTGCGCGTGATGGCCTTGCCCGGCGCGCTGCGCGCAGCCTGCACCCGGGTGGCCAGGATGCCCTGGCGTCTTAGCGCGACCGTGGCTGCGCCGGCGTCGGCGGCGCGCAAGACGCCTTCGGCCGCCTTGCCATGGCGGTCCGTGCCCTTCCATGCAAAGCGCCGCTCGGCCGCCATGTGCACCTCCTGCCGTCACGGTAGCAGCGCCGGACAAAAGCACCAGCGGCGCTGGCGGCAGGCTTGATGTGGCTCAGCCTTTTGTGGTTTGCACTTCCGTCTGCACAACGGCCTGGGCCTTCACGTCGGCCGCATCGTCCTCGTCGCTGTCCGTGCCCTTGCTGATGCTTTCGCCATCGTCGCGGCGCAGGGTCCAGAAGGTCAGCGAGGACAGCACCGTCAGCGCGGCCAGGGTCAGGAAGGCGTGGTGCAGGGCCGTACTGAGCATGGCGCGGTCCGACTGCGGCATGTCGCCCAGGTACCAGCCCGTGATCAGCGAGCCGAAGGCGAGGCCAAAGCTCATCGACAGTTGCTGCATCGAGCTGGCGATGGTGCTGGCCATGCTGGAATCGGCCTTGTCGACGTCGGCATACGCGATGGTGTTCATGCTGGAAAACTGCAGCGAATTGAAAAAGCCCATGCACAGACTGATGGCGACAATCACGTACAGGGGCGTGCCCGCGCCCACCTGCGAAAACATGGCGATGGTGATGCCGATCAGCACGGTGTTGACGATCAGCACCTGGCGGTAGCCGAAGCGGGCCAGCACGCGCGCGGAAATGAATTTCATGCCCATGGCGGCGGCCGCGGACGGCATCATCAGCAAGCCCGATTGCCAGGCGGGCAAGCCCAGGCCCAGCTGGTACAGCAGCGGCAACAGGAAGGGCAGGCCGCCCACGCCCAGGCGCGTGACGAAGCCGCCCACCACCGAGACGCGGAAGGTGCGGATCTTGAACAGGGTCAGGCGCAGCAGCGGGTGCAGCACTTCGCTCGAATGCCAGGCATACGCGGCCAGCAGGCTGATGGAGATGAACAGCAGCACGGCAAACGAAGTGCCGTCGATGCGATGTTCGCCGAAGATTTCCAACAGCCACGACAGCAGCGCGATACCCGTGCCGAACAGCACCAGGCCGATCAGATCCAGCGGACGGGGCTTATCGCCGTAATAGTCGGGCATGTAGCGGTGCGCCAGGTACAGCGCCGCCAGGCCGACAGGCACGTTGACGAAGAAAATCTCGCGCCACGACAGCCAGTGCACGATCAATCCTCCCACCGTGGGGCCCAGCAGGGGGCCGATCAGGGCAGGGATGATGACGAAATTCATGGCCGCCAGCAATTGCGACTTGGGAAAGGTGCGGATGATGGTGAGCCTGCCTACCGGCATCATCATGGCCGCGCCCACCCCTTGCAGCAGGCGCGCGGCCACCAGCATGGGCGCATTGACGGACAGGCCGCACAGGATGGAAGCGATGGTAAAGATGGCAACGGCGGCGGAAAACACGCGCCGCGTGCCGAAGCGGTCGGCCATCCAGCCGCTGATGGGAATGCACACGGCCAGGCTCAGGATGTAGCTGGTGACGACGGCCTTCAGGCTCAGCGGCGTCACATGCAGGCTGGCGGCCATGGCGGGAATGGCGGTGTTGACGATGGTGGAGTCGAGTTGCTCCATGAACAGGGCGGTGGCGACCACCCAGGGAAGGTAGCTTTTAATCGGGGAACTGGTCATGGATGCGAGCCTGAGGAGGTAAGACGGAGCCGACAGTACGATGAATTGTCACATAAATGGCGCCCGCGTGCCGCCCGCGCCATTCATTCTTGCAGTGCGCCGGGGGCATCGTCCATGGAACATTTGTTCCATGGCAATAGATTACTGGCAAGGCTAGCATGTGTTTTCCGGCAGTTCCCGCCCCTCCTTCCCGAAAGTCCTATCACATGAAAAATGCACTTACCTTCCTTGCCCTGAGCGCCGCCCTGTCCGCCTGCGGCGGCGGCAGCGATGGCGGTACGCCGGAAGCGCCAGTCACGCCGCCCGTCGTGGTCACGCCCGTCGCCGATCCCGTGACGGTCGCCTCGCAAGCGGTCGCGGCCCAGGCTGGCCTGGCCGTGATCGCCGGCGCCAATGCGGACGAGACGGTGTATGACGTGGCGGCCGATATCGGCGACACGTGGCGCATCACGTTCGACAGCGCGAAGAAAACCTACGCGATCCGCGTGCTGTCGACGCAGTTCGGCTTGAGCGACCGCAGCGGCACGTTCAGCGCCGTCACCGTCGGCAATCTCACCACTTACACGGCAACGGATTTCAGCGTCACCGTCGACGCGCGCACGCGTCTTCTTTCGGGCAATATCAAACTGGGTAATATGGTCTCGACCGTCAGCGGCACCGGCTATGCGGTGGGCGACGTGGCCAGACTGGCCGGCAGCTATATTTTCCTGGGGGCCATGCGCAATGCCTCGAACGGCGGCGACCGTTTCAATCCGAAAGGCAGCCTCAAGGTAGCGGCCGATGGCAGCGCGCAACTGTGTAATGGCGGCGTATTCAATGCGCAAGGCGTGTGCTCCGCGGTATCGCCGCAGCTGGAAGCGGAAAACGCCAGCCTGACCCTGGTCAAGGATGCGAAGAATGGTTTGCTCGTCGCCCGCCAGGGCCAGCAGGATTTCGGCATCGTCCACGTGCATGCGGGGGACCGGGGGCTGGCGCTGTTTATCGACCGCTACAGCCGCAACCAGGAAAACGTGCTGCGCGTGGGCACCATCGTGGCCGCCAAACAACAGAAGATCGGCAGCGAAATCGCCGGCAGTTACGCCTGCGCGGCGCCGGGCATCAGCGCCAAGATCGAGATTGCGGGCAACACCGCCACCTTGACGAATAACACGAGCGGCAAGACGCACGCGGAAACCATCACCGCCAACAAGCTGGGCCTGGGCGCGCAGGCCGTCGATTTCGATGGCATCGCCGTGTTCAAGGACCCGGCCGACGTGCCGGCAGATTACTCGATGTTCATGCCGGTGTCGTCGAGCATGGCGGTCGAGTTTTCGACCGACCGCTCGTATATGGGCACGTGCCTGAAAAATTAAGAGGTGCCGCCACGTGCCTGTGTGAGTAGGTCGGGTTAGCCGGTACGGCGTAACCCGACATCACCATCAGCGTGGCATTCGTTCCAGCGCATCCATCAACGGCATCGCCGCATCGGCAATCCGTTCCAGGCTCGCTTCGCGCAGGGCGGCGGTGTCCACCGTGTGGCCGGAGTCCAGCCCCGCCCAGCGCAGCAGCGCCGCACACGCGGCGGGCGTGTCGAACATGCCGTGCAAGTAGCTGCCGAGGATTTGCCCGTCGCCCGATACGGCGCCTTCCGGCCGCCCGTCGATGACGAAAGCCGGCTGCGCCAGCGCCGCGCCATGCGACATGCCCATGTGGATTTCATAGCCTGACACGGGCGCTTCGGCCGCGCCGCCAAACGCGCAATGGCCGGCGACTTGCTGCAGGCGTTTTTCCGCTGTCAGCTCCGTCACCAGGTCGAGCAAACCCAGTGCCGCTGACTCTCCAGCCGCGCCTTCCACGCCCCGCGGATCGCGCACGCTTTGCCCCAGCATCTGGAAGCCGCCGCAGATGCCCAGCACCTTGCCGCCATAGCGCAGGTGCTTGGCCAGGTAGGCGGGCCAGCCTTGCTGCTGCAGCCAGGCCAGGTCGCCACGCGTGTTCTTGCTGCCGGGCAGGATCACCAGGTCGGCCGGCGGAATCGGCTGCCCCTGCTGGATAAATTGCAGGTCGATGCCGGGGTGGGCGCGCAGCGCGTCGACATCCGTGTGGTTGCTGATGCGCGGCAGTTGCGGCACCACCACCTTGAAGGCGCCCCGTTCGGCTTGCGTCGTTTCGACGGCGTCTTCCGCATCGAGGAACAGGCCTTGCAGGTAGGGCAGCACGGCCAGCACGGGCTTGCCCGTCTGCTGTTCCAGCCACTCGATGCCGGGCGCAAGCAGCGAGA
This window of the Janthinobacterium agaricidamnosum genome carries:
- a CDS encoding ABC1 kinase family protein, giving the protein MKPTTRTNKVSQLPRTGRLSRGAIVGMAVARAGLTHLGHKAKSMTRDDAKTEQARVAHEAELGRILFAALNQLKGTALKASQLLSMELGFLPEGMRQELARAHYQVTPLNRALVIKVMRQEFGQDPQALFQQFDPIAFAAASLGQVHAAIMSDGLAVAVKLQYPGMADSIGSDMRMLRSLLQAWGERSEMMPKADIIARMMDDIEQKLAEELDYLHEAQTMQWFAQHLTLPGLVIPQPVMDRTTRRVLTMQRLPGLHLNEWLLTEPDQAARDQAGQLLFDAFFHCTFVLHRLQADPHPGNYLFMPDGRLGLLDFGCTRTLAADFCQALSALWSAQLRTPADHSAMHQAYRDLGLIGPNLNEQDFCQQLLPAMAERHAWQKLPFTVAVYDFAQHPPYPRPSAEHQRQALQHLQSLPEELPYVDRAYLGLIQLLKTLGARVRTANAWIR
- the zapD gene encoding cell division protein ZapD, whose protein sequence is MIVYEYPFNERIRTLLRLEDLYDKFKFFIQQEHAMQHHVALATIFDMLEVAGRADLKSDLLQELERQRQSLLGYRSNPNVEPETLDAILGELDSVSGALVAAQGKTGQNIRDNEWLMSIRGRTIIPGGACEFDLPSYFAWQKRSCEQRLTDIHAWFAPLAPLFDALALVLRLLRDSGGPVKLIANGGSYQQMLQGKVYQMLRLSLDENSGAIPEISANKYMLWVRFTTQGGDLKPKPLEEDVPFELTLCNF
- a CDS encoding DHA2 family efflux MFS transporter permease subunit, with translation MTSSPIKSYLPWVVATALFMEQLDSTIVNTAIPAMAASLHVTPLSLKAVVTSYILSLAVCIPISGWMADRFGTRRVFSAAVAIFTIASILCGLSVNAPMLVAARLLQGVGAAMMMPVGRLTIIRTFPKSQLLAAMNFVIIPALIGPLLGPTVGGLIVHWLSWREIFFVNVPVGLAALYLAHRYMPDYYGDKPRPLDLIGLVLFGTGIALLSWLLEIFGEHRIDGTSFAVLLFISISLLAAYAWHSSEVLHPLLRLTLFKIRTFRVSVVGGFVTRLGVGGLPFLLPLLYQLGLGLPAWQSGLLMMPSAAAAMGMKFISARVLARFGYRQVLIVNTVLIGITIAMFSQVGAGTPLYVIVAISLCMGFFNSLQFSSMNTIAYADVDKADSSMASTIASSMQQLSMSFGLAFGSLITGWYLGDMPQSDRAMLSTALHHAFLTLAALTVLSSLTFWTLRRDDGESISKGTDSDEDDAADVKAQAVVQTEVQTTKG
- a CDS encoding TetR/AcrR family transcriptional regulator; this encodes MRTSKAQQAKNHRLIIQTAVDLMTQHGFEGTTMKQIARAADVGDATIYKYFPTKEKLVTAYFQQAIADAVAQADKTQGQNEFSLQERLQLVIESLLEGLLADREFVGLARGMVERAPTLLLGEQLPGKPLLQQTFLQMLEQAETTGEIVPCGFKPSLAGLLADYVYGVIAYWLRDTSEQFSNTTQMVDLSLSVLVLALRSGLVDKLLELGGFMVRSQLARLMQDGNGLLDLLQLARRGLGGVRS
- a CDS encoding type II secretion system F family protein, producing MAAERRFAWKGTDRHGKAAEGVLRAADAGAATVALRRQGILATRVQAARSAPGKAITRKDIALFTRQLSTMMAAGVPLLHAFDIAGKGHAKPAITELMRDLRHDIEAGSSLQQAFRQFPLLFDELYCNLLAAGEQAGIVQDLLARLATHQEKAIALRRQVRGALMYPLVIVLVAIVVTAIIMSVVVPAFRQVFDSFGAPLPLPTLAVMGVSAFLVRYWLVLLAALVLACVLLHLAWRCWPALRRNTQLRALRLPVFGPLLRKAAIARWTRTLAAMFAAGVPLLDSLGLVGAASGHALYQEATARIEREIRAGGSLALAMEHSGVFPPLLTQLALIGEESGALDAMLSRAAEIIEADIDATVATLSALLEPALMVVLGVLVGSLVIALYLPIFKLGAVI
- the yacG gene encoding DNA gyrase inhibitor YacG, translating into MMTVVNCPTCAAKVEWTEANKYRPFCSERCKQIDLGAWAEEKYTIPAADPFEDPLADEDNKPQ
- a CDS encoding type II toxin-antitoxin system VapC family toxin, with protein sequence MPMPAYLVDTDVIVAARKGSAAPAGVADFFERVAPELRYVPVQVIAQLRAGIQCSWRREAALEALALEGWLEAVLAEYAPRLLEFDLDCALVCARLHGRSHAHGVDGQIAAMGIAYGLTVVSGRLDSFAAQGLRLENPFK
- the coaE gene encoding dephospho-CoA kinase (Dephospho-CoA kinase (CoaE) performs the final step in coenzyme A biosynthesis.); translation: MQLQNAPYFSVGLTGGIGCGKSTVADLFAARGASIVDTDQIAHSLTAPNGAAMPALVAEFGPGYADARGALDRTKMRNLVFSDAAAKAKLEAILHPRIRQATLEAAAAATGSYVIFAVPLLVESGGWVERVNRVLVIDCLESLQVSRVMARNGLSEEQVKAIMATQATRAMRLAAADDVIDNNGDLAALAPQIAQLHDLYLAFSKRMAGIGPQRL
- a CDS encoding DUF2867 domain-containing protein; protein product: MRANQNNRSPTVTHFTESVLFMTNEANKVFLIAAPAAAMSASGLTRIDFSDGYSGQGDRTYVDAEQAGRAVFAEPHRMLTWLIILRNGIVAPLGLKKSISFSDRGLGKIGMFPIISSTGTEVVVGGDDKHLDFRIWISIQPSLKGSEVTISTLVKINNLLGRVYLFIIMPFHKLLTRSLLARAVNRRDKVHRKPER
- a CDS encoding prepilin peptidase; translation: MLQDTLLFAAPGNLPVALVAALFGLIVGSFLNVVIHRVPKMMERDSANYVAEESGLPLPHTDRYNLMLPHSNCTACGHRITAKENIPVISYLLLRGKCSACKAPISVRYPLVELLTGALSALLIWHFGSGWTGLATLVFAWLLIAMTFIDADTQMLPDDLTFPLLWAGLLVNINGTFVPLQDAVIGAAAGYLALWAVYWAFKLATGKEGMGYGDFKLLAALGAWLGWTMLPTIILLSSVVGAVVGIGLIVFAKRGRDKPIPFGPYLAAAGLIALLYGTPLSRLTLGLTG